Proteins encoded within one genomic window of Episyrphus balteatus chromosome 1, idEpiBalt1.1, whole genome shotgun sequence:
- the LOC129906384 gene encoding 2-acylglycerol O-acyltransferase 2-A-like isoform X2: MVKIEWAPTNVTPQRRFQTFTTAVYIFTIFGVILSCHLYFLLLVIFGNYYLKALLIAYGIWIYFDKEKSENEVRGSGWRWMRDNFFWKHFRDYFPVELVKTEELPPNRNYLLACYPHGVAGIGIFTNMGVDISKWDELFPKVRPKAGTLAFQFSTPFWRHIVKLWGLISVTRKSLLNNLTTSHDPNDPLNAADGYTASAVAVVVGGAREALDSKPGKYIITIKERKGFVKLAMQAGAAIVPVFSFGEVDVFDQLDNPPNSFVRNMQLMVKKVTGIAPLIILGRGFFQYNIGMLPQRRRIVQVVGAPIDVPKSDNPKKEDVEKYHQKFMDDLNALFETHKAKYIPESEKIFLVMK; the protein is encoded by the exons ATGGTGAAAATTGAGTGGGCTCCAACTAATGTTACTCCTCAAAGGAGATTCCAAACTTTTACAACAGCAGTctatatatttacaatttttggtGTTATACTCAGCTGTCATCTGTATTTCTTGCTCTTAGTG ATATTTGGAAATTATTATCTGAAAGCTCTGTTAATTGCATACGGAATCTGGATTTATTTCGACAAGGAAAAGTCTGAAAATGAAGTCAGAGGCTCAGG aTGGAGATGGATGAGAGATAATTTCTTTTGGAAACATTTTCGGGACTACTTTCCAGTGGAACTTGTGAAAACCGAAGAACTACCACCAAACAGGAACTATCTTCTAGCATGCTATCCACATGGAGTAGCTGg aattggTATCTTCACAAATATGGGAGTGGACATTTCGAAATGGGATGAACTATTTCCAAAAGTTCGTCCAAAAGCAGGAACTTTGGCATTTCAATTTAGTACACCATTTTGGCGTCATATTGTCAAGTTATGGGGCTTAATATCGGTGACAAGGAAATCTCTTTTAAACAATTTGACAACTTCACATGATCCCAATGATCCATTAAATGCTGCTGATGGATATACTGCATCAGCTGTTGCAGTGGTTGTAGGTGGAGCACGGGAAGCCCTCGACTCGAAACCTGGCAAATACATCATTACAATTAAAGAGCGAAAAGGTTTCGTAAAATTAGCCATGCAAGCAGG TGCTGCCATTGTGCCAGTATTTTCATTTGGTGAAGTTGATGTATTTGATCAATTGGATAATCCACCAAATTCATTTGTTAGAAATATGCAATTGATGGTGAAAAAAGTCACTGGCATTGCTCCGTTAATTATTTTGGGTAGAGGATTTTTCCAATACAATATTGGCATGCTACCGCAGCGTAGGCGTATTGTACAAGTTG ttggcGCTCCAATTGATGTACCAAAATCTGATAACCCGAAAaaagaagacgttgaaaagtatCATCAGAAATTTATGGACGATTTGAATGCACTATTTGAAACACATAAGGCTAAATATATTCCAGAAtcagaaaagatatttttagtAATGAAATAA
- the LOC129906384 gene encoding diacylglycerol O-acyltransferase 2-like isoform X1 yields the protein MLKVEWAPINVPLERRIQTFTTAVYIFLAYGVCLASHCYYIFLLIFGNYYLKALLIAYGIWIYFDKEKSENEVRGSGWRWMRDNFFWKHFRDYFPVELVKTEELPPNRNYLLACYPHGVAGIGIFTNMGVDISKWDELFPKVRPKAGTLAFQFSTPFWRHIVKLWGLISVTRKSLLNNLTTSHDPNDPLNAADGYTASAVAVVVGGAREALDSKPGKYIITIKERKGFVKLAMQAGAAIVPVFSFGEVDVFDQLDNPPNSFVRNMQLMVKKVTGIAPLIILGRGFFQYNIGMLPQRRRIVQVVGAPIDVPKSDNPKKEDVEKYHQKFMDDLNALFETHKAKYIPESEKIFLVMK from the exons atgttGAAAGTCGAGTGGGCACCAATAAATGTCCCTTTGGAAAGGAGAATACAAACTTTTACAACTGCGGTTTATATATTCCTTGCTTATGGTGTTTGTTTAGCTTCACATTGCTACTACATATTCTTGCTG ATATTTGGAAATTATTATCTGAAAGCTCTGTTAATTGCATACGGAATCTGGATTTATTTCGACAAGGAAAAGTCTGAAAATGAAGTCAGAGGCTCAGG aTGGAGATGGATGAGAGATAATTTCTTTTGGAAACATTTTCGGGACTACTTTCCAGTGGAACTTGTGAAAACCGAAGAACTACCACCAAACAGGAACTATCTTCTAGCATGCTATCCACATGGAGTAGCTGg aattggTATCTTCACAAATATGGGAGTGGACATTTCGAAATGGGATGAACTATTTCCAAAAGTTCGTCCAAAAGCAGGAACTTTGGCATTTCAATTTAGTACACCATTTTGGCGTCATATTGTCAAGTTATGGGGCTTAATATCGGTGACAAGGAAATCTCTTTTAAACAATTTGACAACTTCACATGATCCCAATGATCCATTAAATGCTGCTGATGGATATACTGCATCAGCTGTTGCAGTGGTTGTAGGTGGAGCACGGGAAGCCCTCGACTCGAAACCTGGCAAATACATCATTACAATTAAAGAGCGAAAAGGTTTCGTAAAATTAGCCATGCAAGCAGG TGCTGCCATTGTGCCAGTATTTTCATTTGGTGAAGTTGATGTATTTGATCAATTGGATAATCCACCAAATTCATTTGTTAGAAATATGCAATTGATGGTGAAAAAAGTCACTGGCATTGCTCCGTTAATTATTTTGGGTAGAGGATTTTTCCAATACAATATTGGCATGCTACCGCAGCGTAGGCGTATTGTACAAGTTG ttggcGCTCCAATTGATGTACCAAAATCTGATAACCCGAAAaaagaagacgttgaaaagtatCATCAGAAATTTATGGACGATTTGAATGCACTATTTGAAACACATAAGGCTAAATATATTCCAGAAtcagaaaagatatttttagtAATGAAATAA
- the LOC129906384 gene encoding diacylglycerol O-acyltransferase 2-like isoform X3 has product MVKIQWAPVNIPPQRRIQTFTVGFYIFLMLGIGLCSHLMFILLLIFGNYYLKALLIAYGIWIYFDKEKSENEVRGSGWRWMRDNFFWKHFRDYFPVELVKTEELPPNRNYLLACYPHGVAGIGIFTNMGVDISKWDELFPKVRPKAGTLAFQFSTPFWRHIVKLWGLISVTRKSLLNNLTTSHDPNDPLNAADGYTASAVAVVVGGAREALDSKPGKYIITIKERKGFVKLAMQAGAAIVPVFSFGEVDVFDQLDNPPNSFVRNMQLMVKKVTGIAPLIILGRGFFQYNIGMLPQRRRIVQVVGAPIDVPKSDNPKKEDVEKYHQKFMDDLNALFETHKAKYIPESEKIFLVMK; this is encoded by the exons atggttaaaatccAATGGGCACCGGTGAATATTCCACCGCAAAGAAGAATACAAACTTTTACAGTTGGATTTTACATATTTCTTATGTTAGGTATTGGGCTGTGTTCACATCtaatgtttattcttttattg ATATTTGGAAATTATTATCTGAAAGCTCTGTTAATTGCATACGGAATCTGGATTTATTTCGACAAGGAAAAGTCTGAAAATGAAGTCAGAGGCTCAGG aTGGAGATGGATGAGAGATAATTTCTTTTGGAAACATTTTCGGGACTACTTTCCAGTGGAACTTGTGAAAACCGAAGAACTACCACCAAACAGGAACTATCTTCTAGCATGCTATCCACATGGAGTAGCTGg aattggTATCTTCACAAATATGGGAGTGGACATTTCGAAATGGGATGAACTATTTCCAAAAGTTCGTCCAAAAGCAGGAACTTTGGCATTTCAATTTAGTACACCATTTTGGCGTCATATTGTCAAGTTATGGGGCTTAATATCGGTGACAAGGAAATCTCTTTTAAACAATTTGACAACTTCACATGATCCCAATGATCCATTAAATGCTGCTGATGGATATACTGCATCAGCTGTTGCAGTGGTTGTAGGTGGAGCACGGGAAGCCCTCGACTCGAAACCTGGCAAATACATCATTACAATTAAAGAGCGAAAAGGTTTCGTAAAATTAGCCATGCAAGCAGG TGCTGCCATTGTGCCAGTATTTTCATTTGGTGAAGTTGATGTATTTGATCAATTGGATAATCCACCAAATTCATTTGTTAGAAATATGCAATTGATGGTGAAAAAAGTCACTGGCATTGCTCCGTTAATTATTTTGGGTAGAGGATTTTTCCAATACAATATTGGCATGCTACCGCAGCGTAGGCGTATTGTACAAGTTG ttggcGCTCCAATTGATGTACCAAAATCTGATAACCCGAAAaaagaagacgttgaaaagtatCATCAGAAATTTATGGACGATTTGAATGCACTATTTGAAACACATAAGGCTAAATATATTCCAGAAtcagaaaagatatttttagtAATGAAATAA
- the LOC129910639 gene encoding diacylglycerol O-acyltransferase 2-like, which translates to MSKIVWAPINVPLRRRIQTFTTAVYMLLVVFGNYYLKALLIAYGIWIYFDREKSENEVRGSGLRWMRDNFFWKHFRDYFPVELVKTEELPPNKNYLLACYPHGVTSIGGFINIVVDISKWDELFPKVRPIGATMAFQFSTPFWRHIVKLWGLISVTKKSLLNNLTTSNDPNDPINAADGYTASAVAVAVGGAKEALDSKPGKYIITIKDRKGFIKVAMQTGAAIVPVFSFGEVDVFDQLDNPPNSFVRNMQLLVKKVTGISPLIILGRGFFQYNIGMLPQRRRIVQVVGAPIDVPKSDDPKKEDVEKYHQKFMDDLNALFETHKAKYIPESEKTFLVMT; encoded by the exons atgtcaaaaatcgtgtGGGCACCAATAAATGTTCCTCTGCGCAGGAGAATACAAACTTTTACAACTGCCGTCTATATGTTGCTTGTA GTATTTggaaattattatttgaaagcTCTGTTAATTGCATACGGAATCTGGATTTATTTCGACAGAGAAAAGTCTGAAAATGAAGTCAGAGGCTCAGG ATTGAGATGGATGCGAGATAATTTCTTTTGGAAAcattttcgagattattttcCTGTGGAACTTGTGAAAACCGAAGAACTACCACCAAACAAGAACTATCTTCTAGCATGTTATCCACATGGAGTAACTTC aattggTGGCTTCATAAACATTGTGGTGGACATTTCAAAATGGGATGAACTATTTCCAAAAGTTCGTCCAATCGGAGCAACCATGGCATTTCAATTTAGTACACCTTTTTGGCGTCATATAGTCAAGTTATGGGGCTTAATATCGGTGACAAAGAAGTCTCTCTTAAACAATCTGACAACTTCAAATGATCCCAATGATCCAATAAATGCTGCTGATGGATATACTGCATCAGCTGTTGCAGTGGCAGTTGGTGGAGCAAAAGAAGCTCTCGATTCGAAACCTGGCAAATACATTATTACTATTAAAGATCGAAAAGGTTTCATTAAAGTAGCCATGCAAACGGG TGCTGCCATTGTGCCAGTATTTTCATTTGGTGAAGTTGATGTATTTGATCAATTGGATAATCCACCAAATTCATTTGTCAGAAATATGCAATTGTTGGTGAAAAAAGTCACTGGTATTTCTCCGTTAATTATTCTGGGAAGAGGATTTTTTCAGTACAATATTGGAATGCTACCGCAGCGTAGGCGTATTGTACAAGTTG ttggCGCTCCAATCGATGTACCAAAATCTGATGATCCAAAAAAAGAAGATGTTGAAAAGTATCATCAGAAATTTATGGATGATTTGAATGCACTATTTGAAACACATAAGGCTAAATATATTCCAGAATCAGAAAAGACCTTTTTAGTGATGACGTAG
- the LOC129906145 gene encoding cyclic GMP-AMP synthase-like receptor, with protein MEEFYHSISKAINIDVDREEYTKLYDFVRQSIINGLKENEIFKALFADLSLCGSYADNLKVTKPNEFDLVVRLEFPFPDDVHLEEDPLNGGNVWINLVSVIHKVDTQNPRREFLYKFLKHITNDSGYLLLDKFQSWFEGTLTKYLIKISHTLTYNYEKILLRYKKQGPAHTITVRSCSYDEISIDFVPGFRFSKSQSVSPFSELIEECDTWEAIPKPAIGKSSNPSFQCSYTESERRLLTGRNQFKNALRMMKKFRDMNPGLVNLKSYYIKTLFLWHSQLYEQNYWNNPNESIMDDMFEALETALKKREIKFFWDKEVNLLRFLSNNQIDVMYHEVRNARKIISKRSESQDLQNIKDLFLTKEEQNVMPQQLEMEIEKNFWEIAKEKVAAATPYLPWVAGAAAGAVILGAVFFGRNRNNNN; from the exons atGGAAGAATTTTATCATTCAATAAGTAAGGCAATCAACATTGATGTTGACCGCGAGGAGTATACCAAATTATATGATTTTGTAAGGCAATCTATCATAAACGGCCTcaaagaaaatgaaattttcaaagctCTTTTTGCAGATTTAAGTTTATGCG GAAGTTACGCTGACAATTTAAAAGTAACCAAGCCTAACGAATTTGATCTGGTAGTGAGACTTGAATTTCCTTTCCCTGACGACGTCCATCTAGAAGAAGATCCATTAAATGGCGGAAATGTGTGGATAAACTTGGTCAGCGTTATTCATAAAGTTGACACTCAAAATCCACGAAgagaatttttgtataaatttttaaaacacatcACAAACGACAGTGGCTATTTATTACTTGACAAATTCCAAAGTTGGTTTGAAGGAACCTtaactaaatatttaattaaaattagccATACGCTAACATACAATTATGAGAAAATACTATTAAGATACAAAAAACAAGGACCAGCTCATACAATTACCGTTAGAAGTTGTAGCTATGATGAAATATCAATTGATTTTGTTCCAGGATTTCGATTTTCGAAATCACAATCAGTATCTCCATTTAGTGAATTGATTGAAGAATGTGACACTTGGGAGGCTATTCCTAAGCCAGCTATTGGAAAATCTAGCAATCCATCGTTTCAATGTTCGTACACGGAATCGGAGAGAAGACTTTTAACGGGAAGAAATCAATTTAAGAATGCTTTGCGAATGATGAAGAAATTTCGAGATATGAATCCGGgattggtcaatttgaaaagttattatattaaaacattgtttttgtGGCACAGTCAATTGTATGAGCAAAATTACTGGAACAATCCAAATGAATCGATTATGGATGAT ATGTTCGAAGCACTTGAAACAGCATTAAAGAAAAGGgagatcaaatttttttgggataAAGAAGTAAATCTTTTACGATTCTTATCAAATAATCAAATCGATGTCATGTATCACGAAGTTCGAAATGCgagaaaaattatatcaaaacgCTCTGAGAGTCAAGATCTACAAAATATCAAAGATCTTTTCC taaccaaagaagaacaaaatgttATGCCTCAACAACTTGAAATGgaaattgaaaagaatttttgggaAATTGCAAAAGAAAAAGTTGCAGCTGCAACTCCCTATCTTCCTTGGGTTGCAGGTGCTGCAGCGGGAGCAGTCATCCTTGGTGCTGTATTTTTTGGCAGGaatagaaataataataattaa